Proteins encoded together in one Planctomyces sp. SH-PL14 window:
- a CDS encoding SDR family NAD(P)-dependent oxidoreductase, giving the protein MSRSPHFSLTGCRAVITGASAGLGAEFARQLAPRANAVLLVARRRDALESLRSELLSVSPALRIELCVADLVTPDGIPNILGRLDETGLCPNLLINNAGRGDYGSVATADPDRLRAQIDLNITGLVLLTRALLPALCSHPASAILNVSSLAGTLPLPDAAVYAATKSFVTSFSEALRIEVAEKNVGVTAVCPGPTPTNFRNVARREGGADTDRSGDGFLALPPDEVVRQALRGLEAGRAVVYPGWGPTLAAWLFRYAPRRLLRWYLARRHARSGVNPAR; this is encoded by the coding sequence GTGTCCCGTTCCCCCCACTTCTCGCTCACCGGATGCCGGGCCGTCATTACCGGCGCGTCGGCGGGGCTGGGTGCGGAATTCGCGCGACAGCTCGCGCCGCGGGCGAACGCCGTGCTATTGGTCGCGCGGCGGCGGGACGCACTCGAATCGCTGCGGAGCGAGTTGCTCTCCGTCTCCCCGGCACTGCGGATCGAGCTGTGCGTCGCCGACCTCGTGACGCCGGACGGAATCCCGAACATCCTCGGACGGCTCGACGAGACCGGCCTGTGCCCGAACCTCCTCATCAACAACGCCGGGCGAGGGGACTACGGCTCCGTCGCGACGGCCGATCCTGACCGGCTCCGCGCCCAGATCGATCTCAACATCACGGGCCTCGTCCTCCTGACGCGGGCCCTCCTGCCGGCTCTGTGCTCCCACCCGGCCTCGGCGATCCTCAACGTCAGCTCGCTGGCGGGAACGCTCCCGTTACCCGACGCGGCGGTCTATGCCGCGACCAAGAGCTTTGTCACCAGCTTTTCGGAAGCGCTGCGGATCGAAGTCGCCGAGAAGAACGTCGGCGTCACGGCGGTCTGCCCCGGACCGACGCCGACGAATTTTCGAAATGTCGCCCGCCGCGAGGGGGGCGCCGATACCGATCGCAGCGGCGACGGTTTCCTCGCGCTCCCTCCCGACGAGGTCGTCCGGCAGGCGCTCCGGGGACTCGAGGCGGGCCGGGCCGTCGTCTATCCCGGCTGGGGACCGACTCTTGCCGCATGGCTTTTTCGTTATGCCCCCCGGCGGTTACTCCGCTGGTACCTGGCCCGGCGGCATGCCCGCTCCGGCGTCAACCCCGCTCGTTAA
- a CDS encoding YpsA SLOG family protein: protein MIERIVSGGQTGVDRGALDAALEIGIACGGWCPAGRRAEDGTIPPEYPLQETPTPHYAGRTRWNIRDSDGTLILHFGRLGSGTELTRRIADETGKPLLIVNLAETDGGATATIHSWIRSQRVRVLNVAGPRESTAPGISQSVRLLLRDLLKTMTPSSERKGARRMADIPAEVLEQLNAGTLETRTLAEGLAVNFYTLLGHALPARRKLPPEATLFAETGVTRRMAAAAAWLHSEFGLDHWDHFAGHSSDTVRGWAAYMLGASGLPLAKKLDRIRPLADDPHSGVREWAWIAIRPNVARDLPTALSRLRPWTSHASANMRRYASEITRPCGVWCAHLSELKSNPDAGRGILDPLHSDPAKYVQDSVANWLNDASKSRPDWVDEVCRDWLANSSTPATVRICRRALRTVRAKAK from the coding sequence ATGATCGAACGCATCGTTTCCGGCGGGCAGACGGGCGTTGATCGCGGGGCGCTTGATGCCGCGCTCGAGATCGGGATCGCGTGCGGCGGCTGGTGTCCCGCGGGACGACGGGCCGAGGATGGGACGATCCCGCCGGAGTACCCGCTCCAGGAGACGCCGACTCCGCACTATGCCGGGCGGACGCGGTGGAACATCCGCGACAGTGACGGCACACTGATCCTCCACTTCGGGCGGCTGGGGAGCGGGACCGAACTGACCCGTCGTATCGCCGACGAGACCGGCAAGCCGCTGCTGATCGTCAACCTCGCGGAGACGGACGGCGGGGCCACGGCAACGATCCATTCCTGGATCCGGAGTCAGCGCGTCCGCGTCCTCAACGTCGCCGGTCCGCGGGAAAGCACGGCACCCGGGATCTCTCAGTCGGTCCGCCTCCTCCTTCGTGACCTCCTCAAAACCATGACGCCATCCAGCGAACGCAAAGGGGCCCGGCGGATGGCCGACATCCCCGCCGAGGTCCTCGAACAACTCAACGCCGGCACCCTGGAGACCCGGACCCTGGCGGAGGGGCTGGCGGTCAATTTTTACACGCTCCTCGGACATGCCCTCCCGGCGCGCCGGAAACTCCCCCCCGAGGCAACGCTCTTTGCCGAGACCGGCGTCACCCGGCGGATGGCGGCGGCGGCCGCGTGGCTGCACTCCGAGTTCGGGCTCGATCACTGGGATCATTTCGCCGGGCATTCCTCCGACACCGTCCGCGGATGGGCGGCCTACATGCTCGGGGCATCGGGACTGCCCCTGGCGAAGAAGCTCGACCGGATCCGGCCGCTCGCCGACGACCCTCATTCCGGTGTCCGCGAATGGGCCTGGATTGCCATCCGTCCGAATGTCGCGCGCGACCTGCCGACCGCGCTCTCCCGGCTGCGGCCGTGGACGTCTCATGCCTCGGCGAATATGCGGCGGTACGCCAGCGAGATCACGCGGCCCTGCGGTGTGTGGTGCGCGCACCTGAGCGAGCTCAAGTCAAACCCCGATGCGGGGCGGGGGATTCTTGATCCTCTCCACTCCGACCCGGCCAAGTACGTCCAGGACTCCGTCGCCAACTGGCTCAACGACGCGTCGAAGTCGCGGCCCGACTGGGTCGACGAAGTCTGCCGCGACTGGCTGGCGAACTCCTCGACGCCGGCCACCGTCCGGATCTGCCGCCGGGCGCTGCGGACCGTCCGCGCGAAAGCGAAGTAG
- the sugE gene encoding quaternary ammonium compound efflux SMR transporter SugE → MPWLILTVAGLFEIGWAVGLKYTEGFTRVGPTVGTLIALVLSMTLLGIAVRSLPLGTAYAVWTGIGAVGTVILGIVLFGEAATAGRLVCVGLILAGIIGLKVLTPAAP, encoded by the coding sequence ATGCCCTGGCTTATCCTGACGGTTGCGGGACTCTTTGAAATCGGCTGGGCGGTGGGCCTGAAGTACACCGAAGGCTTCACCCGCGTCGGCCCGACGGTCGGCACCCTGATCGCGCTCGTCCTCAGCATGACGCTCCTCGGCATCGCCGTCCGGAGCCTGCCGCTGGGGACCGCCTATGCCGTGTGGACCGGGATCGGCGCCGTCGGCACCGTGATCCTGGGGATCGTCCTCTTCGGCGAGGCAGCGACGGCCGGACGCCTCGTGTGCGTCGGCCTGATCCTCGCGGGGATCATCGGCCTTAAGGTCCTGACGCCTGCCGCTCCGTAG
- the ald gene encoding alanine dehydrogenase, whose amino-acid sequence MIVGVPCEVKQDEYRVAMLPVGVEELTRAGHRVLLQTGAGVGSGIPDEQYAENGAEILSSAKDLFAQADLIVKVKEPQPAEWPLLRPGQILFTYLHFAADEHLTRSVLATGVTAVAYETLRGRGGDLPLLTPMSEVAGRMSIQEGAKFLERPQEGRGILLGGVPGVPPAHIAILGGGVVGKNAAQVAAGFGADVFIMDINVDRLRYLEDIMPPNVNTLFSDRHNIRDQLRQADLVIGGVLIPGARAPNLVTRDDLKLMKQGAVIIDVCIDQGGCTETSRPTTHSEPTYLVDGIVHYCVTNMPGAVGRTSTYALCNVTFPYVLQIANLGLSAACGKFPGLKDAVNMHAGKVTYKPVADTFQLPCSEYP is encoded by the coding sequence ATGATCGTCGGCGTCCCGTGCGAAGTGAAACAGGATGAATACCGCGTCGCCATGCTCCCCGTCGGCGTCGAGGAACTGACCCGCGCCGGACACCGCGTCCTCCTCCAGACCGGCGCCGGCGTCGGCAGCGGCATCCCCGACGAGCAGTACGCCGAAAACGGCGCGGAAATCCTCTCGTCGGCCAAAGACCTCTTCGCCCAGGCCGACCTGATCGTGAAGGTCAAAGAGCCGCAGCCCGCGGAGTGGCCCCTGCTCCGCCCCGGCCAGATCCTGTTCACCTACCTCCACTTCGCGGCCGACGAACATCTCACCCGCAGCGTCCTCGCGACCGGCGTCACCGCCGTCGCCTACGAAACGCTCCGCGGCCGCGGAGGAGACCTCCCGCTCCTCACTCCGATGAGCGAAGTCGCCGGCCGGATGAGCATCCAGGAAGGGGCCAAGTTCCTCGAACGCCCCCAGGAAGGGCGCGGAATCCTGCTCGGCGGCGTCCCCGGCGTCCCCCCCGCGCACATCGCCATCCTTGGCGGGGGTGTTGTCGGAAAGAACGCGGCGCAGGTCGCCGCTGGGTTCGGCGCGGATGTCTTCATCATGGATATCAACGTCGACCGGCTGCGGTATCTCGAAGACATTATGCCGCCCAACGTCAACACCCTCTTCAGCGACCGCCACAACATCCGGGACCAACTGCGGCAGGCGGACCTCGTCATCGGCGGCGTCCTGATCCCGGGCGCCCGGGCTCCGAACCTCGTCACCCGCGACGATCTCAAGCTGATGAAACAGGGGGCGGTCATTATCGACGTCTGCATCGATCAGGGGGGCTGCACGGAGACAAGCCGGCCGACCACCCACTCCGAGCCGACCTACCTCGTCGACGGCATCGTCCACTACTGCGTGACGAACATGCCGGGCGCCGTCGGCCGGACGAGCACCTACGCCCTGTGCAACGTCACGTTCCCCTATGTCCTCCAGATCGCCAACCTCGGCCTCTCCGCTGCCTGCGGAAAGTTCCCCGGCCTGAAAGACGCGGTCAACATGCACGCGGGGAAAGTGACCTACAAGCCGGTCGCGGACACGTTCCAGCTGCCTTGCAGCGAGTATCCCTGA
- the prmC gene encoding peptide chain release factor N(5)-glutamine methyltransferase, which produces MSGAPSKPQVAASEPWTVRRILEWTTDYLKQHGSESPRLEAEILLAHARKCPRIKLYTDFDEVLTEPVRAQMRDFVKRRANREPVAYLVGHREFFSLSFEVGPGVFIPRPDTETLVMETIGLAKGMESPRILELCTGSGCISVALAVNLPKSQLTAVELDDVPFATAQRNAEKHKVRDRIDFRQGNLFEPVGAGEPFDFIVSNPPYIPDGEIPTLEPEVSRHEPRLALAGGADGLDVIRTLAREVPKHLKSGGYFLFELSPEQAPAALELFAGMPETYRPGVVHNDLTGAARVIRVQKI; this is translated from the coding sequence GTGTCGGGTGCTCCTTCCAAGCCGCAGGTGGCCGCTTCAGAGCCGTGGACTGTCCGCCGGATCCTGGAGTGGACGACGGATTATCTGAAGCAGCACGGAAGCGAATCGCCGCGGCTCGAAGCGGAGATCCTGCTGGCCCACGCGCGAAAGTGTCCGCGGATCAAGCTCTATACCGATTTCGACGAAGTCCTGACCGAGCCGGTCCGGGCCCAGATGCGGGACTTCGTGAAACGGCGGGCGAACCGGGAACCGGTCGCTTATCTCGTTGGGCACCGGGAGTTCTTCAGCCTCTCGTTTGAAGTCGGCCCGGGGGTCTTCATCCCGCGGCCCGACACGGAGACGCTCGTCATGGAGACGATCGGGCTGGCGAAGGGGATGGAGTCGCCGCGGATTCTGGAGTTGTGTACGGGATCCGGCTGCATCTCGGTCGCGCTGGCGGTGAATCTTCCGAAGAGCCAGCTGACGGCGGTCGAGCTCGACGATGTCCCGTTCGCGACCGCCCAGCGGAACGCGGAGAAGCACAAGGTCCGGGATCGGATCGACTTTCGGCAGGGGAATCTCTTCGAGCCCGTCGGGGCAGGCGAGCCGTTCGATTTCATCGTCAGCAATCCCCCCTACATCCCCGACGGCGAGATCCCGACGCTCGAGCCCGAAGTCTCCCGGCACGAGCCCCGCCTGGCGCTCGCCGGAGGAGCGGACGGACTGGACGTGATCCGGACGCTGGCCCGGGAAGTCCCGAAGCACCTGAAGTCCGGGGGATACTTCCTGTTCGAACTCAGCCCGGAACAGGCTCCGGCGGCGCTCGAGCTCTTTGCGGGAATGCCGGAGACCTACCGTCCCGGCGTCGTGCACAACGACCTCACCGGGGCCGCGCGCGTCATCCGGGTTCAGAAGATCTGA
- a CDS encoding prenyltransferase/squalene oxidase repeat-containing protein — MLRSFLGFLACGAIVFGQGMVFPAAAAERNPKYEAAVGRGLEYLVREQRGQGYWEANGGQYRVAMTALSGIALLCEGSTPTRGKYARPIAKAVDFLLDSAQPNGLIGYLDDYHYTYGHGFSMLFLSQVYGEEEEEGRRMQIKKVLENAVKFSAAAQTSKGGWGYVSAKDGNDFDEGSTCITQVQGLRACRNAGIVVPAEIIERAKKYIEDSTDKPSGGVQYSSRGGGARPPITAAAVAAMYSAGDYDASDHVKNMLNYCKKNVWPGSGDGVAQSFGHWHYMHYYYSQVMYRSPQEWDKYIADVGGEILNTQAANGSWSEGNVGPVYVTAINCTILQLEKDFLEIYQR; from the coding sequence ATGCTCCGATCGTTTCTGGGTTTCCTGGCGTGCGGCGCGATCGTCTTCGGCCAGGGAATGGTCTTCCCGGCGGCGGCCGCCGAACGGAATCCGAAGTACGAGGCGGCGGTCGGACGGGGGCTCGAATACCTGGTCCGCGAGCAGCGCGGACAGGGGTATTGGGAGGCGAACGGGGGGCAGTACCGCGTCGCCATGACGGCGCTTTCGGGGATCGCGCTGCTGTGCGAAGGCTCGACCCCCACGCGGGGGAAGTATGCCCGCCCGATCGCCAAGGCGGTCGATTTCCTGCTCGATTCCGCCCAGCCGAACGGCCTCATCGGCTATCTGGACGACTACCACTACACCTACGGCCACGGCTTCTCGATGCTCTTCCTCTCCCAGGTCTACGGGGAGGAGGAGGAAGAGGGGCGGCGGATGCAGATCAAGAAGGTGCTGGAGAACGCGGTCAAGTTCAGCGCCGCCGCCCAGACCTCCAAGGGGGGCTGGGGCTACGTCTCGGCGAAAGACGGGAACGACTTCGACGAGGGGTCGACCTGCATCACGCAGGTTCAGGGACTTCGCGCGTGTCGCAACGCCGGGATCGTCGTCCCGGCCGAGATCATCGAGCGGGCGAAGAAGTACATCGAGGACAGCACGGACAAGCCGAGCGGCGGGGTCCAGTACAGCAGCCGGGGGGGCGGGGCGCGTCCGCCGATCACGGCCGCGGCGGTCGCCGCGATGTACAGCGCGGGGGACTATGACGCCTCCGATCATGTGAAGAACATGCTCAACTACTGCAAGAAGAACGTCTGGCCCGGCAGCGGGGACGGGGTGGCCCAGAGTTTTGGCCACTGGCATTACATGCACTATTACTACTCTCAGGTCATGTACCGCAGTCCGCAGGAGTGGGATAAATACATTGCGGATGTCGGGGGCGAGATCCTGAACACGCAGGCGGCGAACGGTTCCTGGAGTGAGGGGAACGTCGGTCCTGTCTATGTCACGGCGATCAACTGCACGATCCTGCAGCTCGAGAAAGATTTTCTCGAGATCTATCAGCGCTAG
- a CDS encoding aldehyde dehydrogenase family protein produces MLDIPVIRWGKPYESIDKTPIVHFETGETLATMSQANGGIIKLDMRKQAKAREVLRKFSIDQLCDMCVQAADLYMNATLPLGNGTQTPEEFCRIQSATTGLPEAMCAANMRKNAYMLRNMRQVLEALTRGLPFDILSRGYGMESRGVMMSYQCQSPVMGMVLPSNSPGVHTLWMPVIPLQVGLVIKPGSSEPWTPYRVVEAFAQAGVPREAMSLYPGGHDCGPAVMESCARSMIFGGQATIDKYHGDPKVQAHGPGYSKILLGDDVVDDWEKYVDLMVDSIFLNGGRSCINASGVWASRHTAEIADAIAKRLGPVAPLPMTDPKASLAAFTTPGAADAINAQIEEKLKEPGVSDVAEKYRGGPRLVKHERCDYLRPTVFHSTNPDAFLTNTEYMFPCATVVECPQDEMIKRIGQTLVCTAITKNEAWSQQLVDAVNIDRLNIGEVKTMQLHWMQPHEGNLIDFLFRARAFQNSPPPAH; encoded by the coding sequence ATGCTCGATATCCCCGTGATCCGCTGGGGCAAACCCTACGAGTCAATCGATAAGACCCCCATCGTCCACTTCGAGACCGGGGAAACGCTGGCCACGATGAGTCAGGCCAACGGCGGGATTATCAAGCTCGACATGCGGAAGCAGGCCAAGGCCCGCGAAGTACTCCGGAAGTTCTCGATCGACCAGCTCTGTGACATGTGCGTCCAGGCGGCCGATCTCTACATGAACGCCACGCTCCCGCTCGGCAACGGGACGCAAACCCCCGAAGAGTTCTGCCGGATCCAGTCCGCCACCACCGGCCTTCCCGAAGCCATGTGCGCCGCGAACATGCGGAAGAACGCGTACATGCTCCGCAACATGCGGCAGGTCCTCGAAGCCCTGACCCGCGGGTTGCCGTTTGACATTCTCTCCCGCGGCTACGGGATGGAGTCCCGCGGCGTCATGATGAGCTACCAGTGCCAGAGCCCGGTCATGGGGATGGTGCTGCCGTCGAACTCCCCTGGCGTCCACACCCTCTGGATGCCGGTGATCCCGCTCCAGGTCGGCCTCGTCATCAAGCCCGGCTCGTCCGAGCCCTGGACCCCGTACCGCGTCGTCGAAGCGTTCGCCCAGGCGGGAGTCCCCCGCGAAGCGATGTCGCTCTACCCCGGCGGCCACGACTGCGGCCCGGCGGTCATGGAGTCGTGCGCCAGGTCGATGATCTTCGGCGGACAGGCGACGATCGACAAATACCACGGCGATCCGAAGGTCCAGGCCCACGGCCCGGGCTACAGCAAGATCCTCCTCGGCGACGACGTCGTCGATGACTGGGAGAAGTACGTCGACCTGATGGTCGACAGCATCTTCCTCAACGGCGGCCGCTCCTGCATCAACGCTTCGGGCGTGTGGGCCAGCCGGCACACCGCCGAGATTGCGGACGCGATCGCCAAGCGGCTCGGACCGGTCGCTCCGCTGCCGATGACCGATCCCAAGGCGAGCCTCGCCGCCTTCACGACTCCGGGAGCCGCCGACGCGATCAACGCCCAGATCGAAGAGAAGCTCAAGGAGCCCGGCGTCAGCGACGTGGCCGAGAAGTACCGCGGCGGGCCACGGCTCGTGAAGCACGAGCGGTGCGACTACCTCCGCCCGACGGTCTTCCACTCGACCAACCCCGACGCCTTCCTGACGAATACCGAGTACATGTTCCCGTGTGCGACGGTCGTGGAGTGCCCCCAGGACGAGATGATCAAGCGGATCGGCCAGACGCTCGTCTGCACCGCAATCACGAAGAACGAAGCGTGGTCGCAGCAGCTCGTCGACGCCGTCAACATCGACCGGCTGAACATCGGCGAAGTCAAGACGATGCAGCTCCACTGGATGCAGCCGCACGAAGGGAACCTCATCGACTTCCTGTTCCGGGCCCGCGCGTTCCAGAACAGCCCGCCGCCGGCCCACTGA
- a CDS encoding CvpA family protein, which yields MWFDVVVLVVLAFFGLRGAVKGVIFQLASIAGIGLCLACAGTSAKLVGPHINVQPPFNQWIVLFGTYLVCTFVAFSFARGLNSWTEKAHLGELNRHLGFLFGVVKGVVLCLVLTYMVVTFSPTARDSLKSSKTAPYAARLLNRIQPLMPERLHATIDKFLTQLDHPEWIEPGAGDPANPFDPVPGTPVVGDDIRFMNQPFPGGNEPWPGTTSPTGSTVPGGSTRPNPQGSQATAQDFWAEVQSRMSAEAQRQIASAWQNADPQTRQKIQDDILNAIRNTPPDQWGDMQNRIIESGRQGAVDLVGSWFSQQFGGNAPSTPTRPASQPNYSQPSYSQPSYSQPASNPQPFNQPSYGAQPQTQPSYGNPPANSAPASGSEKLLTDIVTAQSPFAPFQQKLRDQINGLLGGVPEPVAAAVLTDWKADLYRERDPDPQTDATTPIETRLLRQLQKAGVPENRLSREVQQRLNSFRLSSELPGDLR from the coding sequence GTGTGGTTTGACGTTGTCGTCTTGGTCGTCCTGGCGTTCTTCGGGCTTCGCGGAGCCGTCAAAGGGGTCATCTTCCAGCTGGCGAGCATCGCCGGCATCGGCCTGTGCCTCGCCTGCGCGGGGACGAGCGCCAAGCTCGTCGGGCCGCACATCAACGTGCAGCCCCCCTTCAACCAGTGGATCGTCCTGTTCGGGACGTATCTCGTCTGCACCTTCGTCGCTTTCTCCTTCGCCCGCGGACTCAACTCCTGGACGGAGAAGGCGCACCTCGGCGAACTGAACCGGCACCTCGGGTTCCTCTTTGGCGTCGTCAAAGGGGTCGTGCTGTGCCTCGTCCTGACCTACATGGTCGTGACCTTCTCCCCCACGGCGCGGGACTCGCTCAAGAGCTCCAAGACCGCCCCCTATGCCGCCCGGCTCCTGAACCGGATCCAGCCCCTCATGCCCGAGCGGCTGCACGCCACGATCGACAAGTTCCTGACGCAGCTCGACCATCCGGAGTGGATCGAGCCGGGAGCCGGCGATCCAGCGAACCCGTTCGATCCCGTTCCGGGGACGCCGGTCGTCGGCGACGACATCCGGTTCATGAACCAGCCGTTCCCCGGCGGCAACGAGCCCTGGCCGGGAACGACGTCGCCGACCGGCTCGACGGTTCCGGGCGGATCGACGCGGCCCAACCCGCAGGGATCGCAGGCGACCGCGCAGGACTTCTGGGCCGAGGTGCAGTCGCGGATGAGCGCGGAAGCGCAGCGGCAGATCGCCAGCGCCTGGCAGAACGCCGATCCGCAGACCCGCCAGAAGATTCAGGACGACATCCTGAATGCGATCCGCAACACCCCGCCCGACCAGTGGGGTGACATGCAGAACCGGATCATCGAAAGCGGCCGCCAGGGCGCGGTCGATCTCGTCGGCAGCTGGTTCTCTCAGCAGTTCGGCGGGAACGCGCCTTCGACGCCGACCCGGCCGGCCTCGCAGCCGAATTACAGCCAGCCGTCCTATTCGCAGCCCTCCTACTCCCAGCCAGCATCGAACCCGCAGCCGTTTAACCAGCCCTCCTACGGAGCGCAGCCCCAGACCCAGCCGAGCTACGGCAATCCGCCGGCCAACAGCGCCCCGGCGTCGGGTAGTGAAAAGCTGCTGACCGACATCGTTACCGCCCAGTCCCCCTTCGCCCCGTTCCAGCAGAAGCTCCGCGACCAGATCAACGGGCTTCTCGGCGGCGTGCCGGAGCCGGTGGCGGCCGCAGTGCTGACCGACTGGAAAGCGGACCTCTATCGCGAGCGCGACCCCGATCCGCAGACCGACGCGACGACGCCGATCGAGACGCGCCTCCTCCGCCAGCTTCAGAAGGCGGGGGTTCCGGAGAATCGCCTGAGCCGCGAAGTCCAGCAGCGGCTGAACTCGTTCCGCCTCAGCAGCGAGCTTCCCGGCGATCTCCGGTAA
- a CDS encoding YidC/Oxa1 family insertase periplasmic-domain containing protein, which produces MTEQAQRPNPLRGILVPMIFFLLWMWLAPKLFPGLQNQPAPPPPQAGDFKEEVKPIPEAELPPLDTKTFPRKTWVLGTDKTGTGVFQKVTLTTRGAAIESAELNDPHFTTLDRKSPIKVVGNNLTGPDEAAPRTLALNLAAIDAFLARDKTSLAEVDWELVEAESDDSKVVFRYPSPDGSLAVRKEFRVNAGKDNERETDPTGYLLDTKITIENLTDQPKTVRYTLQGPAGLPMENLENTRIYTEVKVGTLANPAAPTRVSSVAVTAAKVVDEYAAAKAANDPGKVDTWRDPLKYAGVDNQFFTALLLFTNQLSDTNNDGKPDPYFATTRPTILENNLKHKEYSDVSLELTSLPLEIEPKGSVTHSFQTYFGPKRMGLLRPLGAEGALNYGWTSPVAMVMLAILGTFHHVFMAPYFLAIVLLTVVVRGLMFPISRKQAIGAAIMKELSPKLTELKKKYEKEPEKFIKAQQDLFRKYNYNPFAGCLPLVLQLPIFIGLYDALQYSIDLRLAKFIWVDNLAAPDALFRLPFTVPFLGWTEFNLLPFVTLALFIVQQKMFMPPPTSDEQAMQYKMMNFMMIFMGVMFYRVPAGLCLYFIASSLWGIAERKFLAKVKMPTAEELERRAAEQAKKPRKAGFMEKLLAAADSAREQANAQKKLSDSSSESGDNGKRR; this is translated from the coding sequence ATGACAGAGCAAGCCCAGAGGCCCAATCCACTGCGCGGGATCCTCGTCCCGATGATCTTCTTCCTGCTGTGGATGTGGCTGGCGCCGAAGCTCTTCCCCGGCCTGCAGAACCAGCCCGCCCCTCCGCCCCCGCAGGCAGGCGATTTCAAGGAAGAGGTCAAGCCGATCCCCGAGGCGGAGCTCCCGCCGCTCGACACCAAGACCTTCCCGCGCAAGACGTGGGTCCTCGGTACCGACAAGACCGGCACAGGGGTTTTCCAGAAGGTCACCCTGACGACGCGCGGCGCGGCGATTGAGTCGGCTGAGCTGAACGACCCGCACTTCACCACCCTCGACCGCAAGTCCCCGATCAAGGTCGTCGGCAACAACCTGACCGGACCGGACGAGGCGGCCCCCCGCACGCTCGCCCTGAACCTGGCGGCGATCGACGCCTTCCTCGCCCGCGACAAGACCTCGCTCGCCGAGGTCGACTGGGAACTCGTCGAGGCGGAGAGCGACGACTCCAAAGTGGTCTTCCGTTATCCGTCGCCGGACGGCTCGCTCGCGGTCCGCAAGGAGTTCCGCGTCAACGCCGGGAAAGACAACGAGCGCGAGACCGATCCGACCGGCTACCTGCTCGACACCAAGATCACGATCGAGAACCTGACCGACCAGCCGAAGACGGTCCGCTACACGCTCCAGGGGCCCGCCGGCCTGCCGATGGAGAACCTCGAGAACACCCGGATCTACACCGAGGTGAAGGTCGGAACGCTGGCCAACCCGGCGGCGCCGACGCGAGTCTCCTCCGTGGCGGTCACCGCCGCCAAGGTCGTGGACGAGTACGCCGCGGCGAAGGCCGCGAACGACCCGGGCAAGGTCGACACCTGGCGCGATCCGCTCAAGTACGCGGGGGTCGACAACCAGTTCTTCACGGCGCTGCTCCTGTTTACGAACCAGCTCAGCGACACGAACAACGACGGCAAGCCCGACCCGTACTTCGCCACGACCCGCCCGACGATCCTTGAGAACAACCTCAAGCACAAGGAGTACAGCGACGTCAGCCTGGAGCTGACCTCGCTGCCGCTCGAGATCGAGCCGAAGGGGAGCGTGACGCACTCGTTCCAGACCTACTTCGGCCCCAAGCGGATGGGACTCCTCCGTCCGCTCGGCGCGGAAGGGGCTCTCAACTACGGCTGGACCTCGCCGGTCGCCATGGTGATGCTCGCCATCCTGGGGACGTTCCACCACGTCTTCATGGCGCCGTACTTCCTGGCGATCGTGCTGCTGACGGTCGTCGTCCGCGGACTGATGTTCCCGATCTCCCGCAAGCAGGCGATCGGGGCGGCGATCATGAAGGAGCTCTCGCCGAAGCTGACCGAGCTCAAGAAGAAGTACGAGAAGGAGCCGGAGAAGTTCATCAAGGCTCAGCAGGACCTTTTCCGCAAGTACAACTACAACCCGTTCGCGGGCTGCCTGCCGCTCGTCCTGCAGCTGCCGATCTTCATCGGTCTCTATGACGCGCTGCAGTATTCGATCGACCTGCGGCTGGCGAAGTTCATCTGGGTCGACAACTTGGCGGCCCCGGACGCGCTCTTCCGGCTCCCCTTCACGGTCCCGTTTCTGGGCTGGACGGAGTTCAACCTCCTGCCGTTCGTGACGCTGGCCTTGTTCATCGTCCAGCAGAAGATGTTCATGCCTCCGCCGACGAGCGACGAGCAGGCGATGCAGTACAAGATGATGAACTTCATGATGATCTTCATGGGGGTCATGTTCTACCGCGTGCCGGCCGGCCTGTGCCTGTACTTCATCGCCTCCAGCCTGTGGGGGATCGCGGAGCGGAAGTTTCTGGCCAAGGTGAAGATGCCGACGGCCGAGGAGCTGGAGCGCCGCGCCGCGGAGCAGGCCAAGAAGCCCAGGAAGGCGGGTTTCATGGAGAAGCTGCTGGCGGCGGCCGACTCCGCCCGCGAGCAGGCCAACGCTCAGAAGAAGCTTTCCGACTCGAGCTCGGAGTCGGGAGACAACGGCAAACGCCGTTAG